The following proteins are co-located in the Tripterygium wilfordii isolate XIE 37 chromosome 2, ASM1340144v1, whole genome shotgun sequence genome:
- the LOC120015641 gene encoding protein PMR5-like, whose protein sequence is MAASSGFCSFLLSIICSILLQTQMASSAILLSIKHHHSHHHKTRPMFQTNRSSCALFTGTWVRDDSYPLYQYSDCQIITPEFNCQMYGRPDSGYLRYRWAPLNCEIPRFNGLEFLERMRGKTVMFVGDSLGRNQWESFICMISTTAPSTSTQLSRGEPLSTFKFLDYGVTVSYYKAPYLVDIDVEGGKRVLKLDDISQNGNAWRGVDVLSFNTGHWWSHKGSLQGWEYMESGGTYYQDMDRLVAMEKGLKTWANWIDSNIDSTRTKVFFLSISPTHYNPSEWSAGPTAITSTKNCYGETAPMSGTTYLGEYMELMRVVDAVLRDMSVPTYLLDITMLSALRKDGHPSIYSGDLNAQQRANPDRSADCSHWCLPGLPDTWNQLFYTALFF, encoded by the exons ATGGCGGCTTCATCTGGGTTTTGTAGCTTCTTGTTAAGCATTATTTGCTCTATTTTGCTACAAACCCAGATGGCATCTTCAGCTATTCTACTGAGCATTAAACATCACCATAGCCACCACCACAAAACCCGGCCGATGTTCCAGACAAACAGGAGCTCCTGCGCTTTGTTTACCGGAACTTGGGTTCGTGACGATTCATATCCTCTATACCAGTACTCAGACTGCCAGATCATCACCCCGGAATTCAATTGCCAGATGTACGGACGGCCCGATTCGGGTTATCTCCGGTACCGGTGGGCTCCTCTGAACTGCGAGATTCCGAG GTTCaatgggcttgagtttttggaGAGAATGAGAGGCAAAACTGTGATGTTCGTCGGCGACTCTCTCGGTCGGAACCAATGGGAGTCGTTCATTTGTATGATTTCAACGACGGCACCGTCGACGTCGACGCAGTTGAGTAGAGGAGAACCTCTCTCAACCTTCAAGTTCCTG GATTATGGAGTGACTGTATCATATTACAAAGCACCATATCTGGTGGACATAGATGTGGAGGGAGGAAAGAGGGTGCTAAAGCTAGACGACATATCACAGAATGGCAACGCCTGGAGAGGAGTCGATGTGCTCTCCTTTAACACCGGCCATTGGTGGAGCCACAAAGGATCTCTCCAAGG GTGGGAGTACATGGAATCAGGAGGGACATATTACCAAGACATGGATCGACTGGTTGCAATGGAGAAAGGGCTCAAGACATGGGCTAATTGGATTGACTCCAACATTGACAGCACCAGAACCAAAGTTTTCTTCCTCTCCATCTCTCCTACACACTACAA CCCAAGCGAGTGGAGTGCAGGGCCAACCGCTATCACTTCAACGAAGAATTGCTATGGAGAGACTGCACCAATGAGCGGAACGACATACCTGGGAGAGTACATGGAGCTGATGAGGGTGGTGGATGCAGTGCTTAGGGACATGAGTGTTCCTACTTATTTGTTAGACATTACAATGCTTTCTGCGCTAAGGAAAGATGGGCATCCCTCAATCTATAGTGGTGATTTGAACGCCCAACAGAGAGCTAACCCAGACAGATCAGCTGATTGCAGCCACTGGTGCCTCCCTGGATTGCCTGATACTTGGAATCAACTCTTCTACACTGCTTTGTTTTTCTAA